From a region of the Impatiens glandulifera chromosome 4, dImpGla2.1, whole genome shotgun sequence genome:
- the LOC124936280 gene encoding uncharacterized protein LOC124936280 isoform X2 — MSSEEVRRVSREDIQLVQNLIEQCLQLHMSKKEVMNTLLVKAKIEPGFTELVWQKLEEENPEFFKAYHLRLLVKDQIVQFNRLLERQVELMHQVSAGPTTAHMSNGSHISLMSQNSACYGQEYTGSALQGGDMHQPLGSSLYSNGGSTSLNPCMQGTVDISNDARRINTSSNILMAQSSNMGLVQGMNGQIMKQGPGYINGNPCMFGPNGDVLDARHAAGDMPVSSYSSVESHSQPINNTLLGADAGYESLGQISRSFSLSDLTADFSLDILENYSGSPFLGAGSDNFLNPQYRVEQQDNRRLDTISEGLSYDNFGSD, encoded by the exons ATGTCTAGTGAAGAGGTTAGAAGAGTTTCACGTGAAGACATACAATTG GTTCAAAATCTTATTGAGCAATGTCTCCAACTGCACATGAGCAAGAAAGAGGTGATGAATACGCTGTTGGTTAAGGCCAAAATAGAGCCTGGATTTACTGAACttg TGTGGCAAAAGCTTGAAGAGGAAAACCCAGAATTTTTTAAGGCATATCATTTGCGATTACTTGTGAAGGATCAAATAGTGCAATTCAATCGGTTGCTAGAGAGGCAAGTGGAGTTAATGCACCAAGTATCAGCTGGACCTACTACTGCCCACATGTCAAATGGATCTCATATTTCACTAA TGAGCCAAAATTCAGCATGCTATGGTCAAGAGTACACAGGATCTGCCCTACAAGGAGGAGATATGCACCAGCCTTTAGGTTCCTCTTTATATTCAAATGGTGGATCAACATCATTGAATCCATGTATGCAAGGGACTGTTGATATATCCAATGATGCCAGAAGAATTAATACTTCTTCCAACATACTAATGGCTCAAAGCTCAAACATGGGATTGGTGCAAGGAATGAATGGACAGATCATGAAGCAGGGACCTGGTTATATAAATGGCAACCCTTGCATGTTTGGACCAAATGGAGATGTTCTTGATGCCCGCCATGCAGCTGGAGATATGCCTGTTTCTTCCTACAGTAGTGTTGAATCACATTCACAGCCGATTAATAATACCCTCTTAGGGGCTGATGCTGGTTATGAGAGCCTTGGGCAGATTTCAAGAAGCTTCAGTCTGTCAGACTTAACAGCCGATTTTTCTCTCG ATATATTGGAAAATTACTCTGGATCTCCTTTCTTAGGAGCTGGTTCAGACAACTTCTTGAATCCTCAATATCGGGTAGAACAACAAG ATAATAGAAGGTTGGACACAATATCTGAAGGCTTGAGCTATGATAACTTTGGCAGTGATTGA
- the LOC124936280 gene encoding uncharacterized protein LOC124936280 isoform X1, with amino-acid sequence MSSEEVRRVSREDIQLVQNLIEQCLQLHMSKKEVMNTLLVKAKIEPGFTELVWQKLEEENPEFFKAYHLRLLVKDQIVQFNRLLERQVELMHQVSAGPTTAHMSNGSHISLMSQNSACYGQEYTGSALQGGDMHQPLGSSLYSNGGSTSLNPCMQGTVDISNDARRINTSSNILMAQSSNMGLVQGMNGQIMKQGPGYINGNPCMFGPNGDVLDARHAAGDMPVSSYSSVESHSQPINNTLLGADAGYESLGQISRSFSLSDLTADFSLGSDILENYSGSPFLGAGSDNFLNPQYRVEQQDNRRLDTISEGLSYDNFGSD; translated from the exons ATGTCTAGTGAAGAGGTTAGAAGAGTTTCACGTGAAGACATACAATTG GTTCAAAATCTTATTGAGCAATGTCTCCAACTGCACATGAGCAAGAAAGAGGTGATGAATACGCTGTTGGTTAAGGCCAAAATAGAGCCTGGATTTACTGAACttg TGTGGCAAAAGCTTGAAGAGGAAAACCCAGAATTTTTTAAGGCATATCATTTGCGATTACTTGTGAAGGATCAAATAGTGCAATTCAATCGGTTGCTAGAGAGGCAAGTGGAGTTAATGCACCAAGTATCAGCTGGACCTACTACTGCCCACATGTCAAATGGATCTCATATTTCACTAA TGAGCCAAAATTCAGCATGCTATGGTCAAGAGTACACAGGATCTGCCCTACAAGGAGGAGATATGCACCAGCCTTTAGGTTCCTCTTTATATTCAAATGGTGGATCAACATCATTGAATCCATGTATGCAAGGGACTGTTGATATATCCAATGATGCCAGAAGAATTAATACTTCTTCCAACATACTAATGGCTCAAAGCTCAAACATGGGATTGGTGCAAGGAATGAATGGACAGATCATGAAGCAGGGACCTGGTTATATAAATGGCAACCCTTGCATGTTTGGACCAAATGGAGATGTTCTTGATGCCCGCCATGCAGCTGGAGATATGCCTGTTTCTTCCTACAGTAGTGTTGAATCACATTCACAGCCGATTAATAATACCCTCTTAGGGGCTGATGCTGGTTATGAGAGCCTTGGGCAGATTTCAAGAAGCTTCAGTCTGTCAGACTTAACAGCCGATTTTTCTCTCGGTTCTG ATATATTGGAAAATTACTCTGGATCTCCTTTCTTAGGAGCTGGTTCAGACAACTTCTTGAATCCTCAATATCGGGTAGAACAACAAG ATAATAGAAGGTTGGACACAATATCTGAAGGCTTGAGCTATGATAACTTTGGCAGTGATTGA
- the LOC124934037 gene encoding cystathionine beta-lyase, chloroplastic, which translates to MEAKEHEPSISTILMNFENQFDPYMAMSTPLYQTATFKQPSATENGLYDYTRSGNPTRDALERLLAKLDKADRAFCFTSGMAALAAVTHLIGAGEEILAGDDIYGGSDRLLSQVVPKKGIIVKRVNTTDLDAVASAISPSTKLVWLESPTNPRIQISDIRKIAELAHAHGALVLVDNSIMSPVLSQPLELGADIVMHSATKFIAGHSDVMAGVLTVKGERLAKDLYFIQNAEGSGLAPFDCWVCLRGIKTMVLRVEKQQSNAQKIAEFLSSHPKVKKVNYASLPGHPGRDLHFSQAKGAGSVLSFTTGSLELSKHIVEATKYFSITVSFGSVKSLISMPCFMSHASIPAAVREARGLTEDLIRISVGIEDVDDLIADLDNALSTGPL; encoded by the exons ATGGAGGCTAAAGAACACGAGCCAAGCATTTCCACAATTTTGATGAATTTTGAGAATCAGTTTGACCCTTACATGGCAATGAGCACACCACTGTATCAAACAGCCACATTCAAACAG CCTTCAGCAACAGAAAATGGCTTGTATGATTATACTAGAAGTGGAAATCCTACACGGGATGCTTTGGAACG CCTCTTGGCGAAGCTTGACAAAGCTGACCGCGCCTTTTGCTTCACGAGTGGAATGGCTGCTTTGGCTGCTGTCACTCATCTTATTGGAGCAG GTGAGGAAATTCTTGCTGGTGATGATATTTATGGTGGGTCTGACCGATTGCTATCTCAAGTGGTTCCAAAGAAAGGGATTATTGTCAA GCGCGTAAACACCACTGATTTGGATGCAGTTGCTTCAGCAATTAGTCCAAGTACAAAACTTGTATGGTTGGAGAGTCCAACTAACCCGAGAATACAGATTTCAGATATTAGG AAGATAGCAGAGTTGGCTCATGCTCATGGTGCGCTTGTTTTAGTGGACAATAGTATCATGTCTCCAGTTTTATCTCAACCTTTGGAGCTTGGAGCTG ACATTGTCATGCACTCAGCTACTAAATTCATAGCTGGACATAGTGATGTCATGGCAGGAGTTCTTACTGTGAAAGGAGAAAG GTTGGCAAAAGATTTGTATTTTATACAAAATGCAGAGGGCTCCGGCTTAGCTCCTTTTGATTGTTGGGTTTGTTTGCGTGGTATAAAGACCATGGTCCTACGGGTGGAGAAGCAACAG AGTAATGCCCAGAAGATTGCTGAATTTCTCTCTTCCCATCCCAAAGTGAAGAAAGTTAACTACGCAAGCCTTCCAGGTCATCCAGGTCGTGATTTGCACTTTTCACAG GCTAAGGGTGCAGGTTCTGTGCTTAGTTTCACAACTGGGTCACTAGAGCTGTCTAAGCACATTGTTGAGGCTACAAAGTATTTCAGCATTACTGTTAGTTTTG GAAGTGTGAAGTCCCTTATAAGCATGCCTTGCTTCATGTCCCATGCAAGCATACCAGCTGCAGTGCGCGAAGCCCGTGGCCTTACTGAGGATCTTATTCGAATATCGGTTGGGATTGAAGATGTCGATGATTTGATCGCTGATTTGGACAATGCCCTTAGCACGGGACCATTATAA
- the LOC124936116 gene encoding uncharacterized protein LOC124936116 isoform X1, whose amino-acid sequence MKMRKECRLWWPRNLSSVQPASCQLLFGWIFQSSSNSVDIVVAVAVNKEAISLIQPRLQRIVHDTNESMSTSLQDQCTFSLLGQVAADTKGNCQIPKIGSEECYQNGIRKDADLLVQDIGQLRCSCCNSNGELDHSRFVYPEKSSWIQLGYFPCNYIIKGSKWFPKLHYMRLDGIDASHIDLHVMLYDTPTYGNHHFSLGFPWPPNPMRASMKSPKWVEELHKRRSFTDSEVVILAINSANAAKLLLEKHVGLPRRAVRLPFFHLCFSIAWKLLALAVASLSTSFYITLQCIHIILCYGSQSWLLLMLPKLFSNTCKNIHIRCCQILYWPVLLKPDVVRSWTCVEYEEKAACRRHSMWMSATVDLLLGSILGFWLLGLAETCGLWISNISNGITNSLLRTGCVWLMGVPAGFKLNTELAEVHGVVSLNAIQIWSTLWLSLDSFLVHFIKGLAILAILFGLTTSAALTMDIILLATSHLSLLHWLTSNIYSAQIQSIAALWRLFRGRKWNPLRQRYDSYDYSVEQHVVGALLFTPLLLLLPTTSVFYTFFTIMKATISSLCSIIDIAIAIIHATPYPEILFWSMRRSRFPSGIWFQILSREANQSGVLVSVLHSNFLNIRQIVSHHYRTVFSTVSGSFAASIAHRILTGKSIPSTLGIRFPSKMRWMFIPYKSYWYLCYDAVLACQPWV is encoded by the exons ATGAAGATGAGAAAAGAATGTCGGCTATGGTGGCCACGTAACCTCTCTTCAGTTCAACCTGCTTCGTGCCAGTTACTTTTTGGATGGATTTTTCAGTCTTCCTCAAATTCAGTTGATATTGTAGTGGCAGTTGCAGTAAATAAGGAAGCTATTTCTTTGATTCAGCCACGTCTTCAG AGGATTGTGCATGATACAAATGAAAGCATGTCAACTTCTCTTCAAGATCAGTGTACATTCTCTTTACTTGGACAAGTTGCAGCAGATACGAAGGGAAACTGTCAAATACCAAAAATTGGAAGTGAAGAATGTTATCAAAATGGTATTCGAAAGGATGCAGATTTACTTGTACAGGATATTGGTCAACTGAGATGTTCTTGCTGCAACAGTAACGGGGAATTAGACCATTCTAGGTTTGTTTATCCGGAAAAGAGTAGCTGGATCCAGCTTGGATATTTTCCTTGTAATTACATCATTAAAGGTTCCAAATGGTTCCCTAAACTACACTATATGCGTTTGGATGGGATAGATGCATCTCATATTGATCTCCAC GTTATGCTCTATGATACTCCTACATATGGTAATCATCATTTTTCCTTGGGTTTTCCATGGCCACCTAATCCAATGAGAGCTTCTATGAAGAGTCCTAAGTGGGTTGAAGAACTTCATAAAAGGCGATCATTCACTGACTCG gaAGTTGTAATTTTGGCAATCAACAGCGCAAATGCTGCCAAACTCTTACTCGAGAAACATGTAGGCCTTCCGAGACGTGCTGTTCGGTTGCCCTTTTTTCACCT GTGTTTTTCTATTGCATGGAAATTGCTTGCACTAGCAGTGGCGTCATTGTCCACCTCTTTCTATATCACCCTGCAATGCATTCATATAATTCTTTGCTACGGATCACAGTCTTGGTTACTTCTAATGTTACCGAAGTTATTCAGCAACACTTGTAAGAATATACATATCAGATGTTGCCAAATATTATATTGGCCAGTCCTCCTTAAACCTGATGTTGTTAG GTCTTGGACATGTGTGGAGTATGAAGAGAAGGCTGCATGTCGTAGGCACTCCATGTGGATGAGTGCAACAGTGGATCTTCTTTTGGGATCCATTCTTGGCTTTTGGTTACTAGGTCTTGCAGAAACTTGTGGCTTATGGATATCGAACATTTCTAATGGAATTACAAACTCTTTGTTGCGAACTGGCTGTGTTTGGTTGATGGGAGTCCCTGCCGGTTTCAAGTTGAACACAGAGTTGGCTGAAGTCCATGGTGTGGTGTCTCTTAATGCGATTCAAATTTGGTCTACTCTTTGGCTCTCCTTGGATTCCTTCCTTGTCCATTTTATCAAAGGACTTGCTATTTTAGCAATTCTTTTTGGCTTGACGACATCTGCTGCTCTTACTATGGATATTATCCTGCTTGCAACCTCACATTTATCACTACTTCACTGGTTGACATCAAATATCTATTCTGCTCAGATACAGTCTATAGCAGCTTTGTGGCGCTTGTTCAG GGGTCGAAAATGGAATCCTCTTCGTCAGAGATATGATAGCTATGACTACAGCGTTGAACAACATGTAGTTGGAGCGCTCCTCTTCACTCCTCTTTTACTTCTTCTGCCAACAACTTCGGTTTTCTATACATTCTTCACTATTATGAAGGCTACTATCAGCTCTCTCTGCAGCATAATTGACATTGCCATTGCCATCATTCACGCAACACCTTATCCAGAAATTCTATTTTGGTCTATGAGACGGTCAAGATTTCCATCTGGAATATGGTTCCAGATTTTATCTCGAGAAGCTAATCAGTCTGGTGTTTTGGTCTCAGTTCTTCATAGCAACTTCTTGAATATAA gGCAGATAGTATCTCACCACTACAGAACTGTATTCTCCACAGTTTCAGGGTCTTTTGCTGCTTCGATAGCTCATAGAATTCTCACGGGTAAAAG CATTCCATCTACATTAGGAATACGTTTCCCTTCCAAAATGCGATGGATGTTCATACCTTACAAGTCGTATTGGTACCTTTGTTATGATGCGGTTCTTGCTTGCCAGCCTTGGGTATAA
- the LOC124936116 gene encoding phosphatidylinositol N-acetylglucosaminyltransferase subunit Q isoform X3 has translation MHLILISTYVMLYDTPTYGNHHFSLGFPWPPNPMRASMKSPKWVEELHKRRSFTDSEVVILAINSANAAKLLLEKHVGLPRRAVRLPFFHLCFSIAWKLLALAVASLSTSFYITLQCIHIILCYGSQSWLLLMLPKLFSNTCKNIHIRCCQILYWPVLLKPDVVRSWTCVEYEEKAACRRHSMWMSATVDLLLGSILGFWLLGLAETCGLWISNISNGITNSLLRTGCVWLMGVPAGFKLNTELAEVHGVVSLNAIQIWSTLWLSLDSFLVHFIKGLAILAILFGLTTSAALTMDIILLATSHLSLLHWLTSNIYSAQIQSIAALWRLFRGRKWNPLRQRYDSYDYSVEQHVVGALLFTPLLLLLPTTSVFYTFFTIMKATISSLCSIIDIAIAIIHATPYPEILFWSMRRSRFPSGIWFQILSREANQSGVLVSVLHSNFLNIRQIVSHHYRTVFSTVSGSFAASIAHRILTGKSIPSTLGIRFPSKMRWMFIPYKSYWYLCYDAVLACQPWV, from the exons ATGCATCTCATATTGATCTCCACGTAT GTTATGCTCTATGATACTCCTACATATGGTAATCATCATTTTTCCTTGGGTTTTCCATGGCCACCTAATCCAATGAGAGCTTCTATGAAGAGTCCTAAGTGGGTTGAAGAACTTCATAAAAGGCGATCATTCACTGACTCG gaAGTTGTAATTTTGGCAATCAACAGCGCAAATGCTGCCAAACTCTTACTCGAGAAACATGTAGGCCTTCCGAGACGTGCTGTTCGGTTGCCCTTTTTTCACCT GTGTTTTTCTATTGCATGGAAATTGCTTGCACTAGCAGTGGCGTCATTGTCCACCTCTTTCTATATCACCCTGCAATGCATTCATATAATTCTTTGCTACGGATCACAGTCTTGGTTACTTCTAATGTTACCGAAGTTATTCAGCAACACTTGTAAGAATATACATATCAGATGTTGCCAAATATTATATTGGCCAGTCCTCCTTAAACCTGATGTTGTTAG GTCTTGGACATGTGTGGAGTATGAAGAGAAGGCTGCATGTCGTAGGCACTCCATGTGGATGAGTGCAACAGTGGATCTTCTTTTGGGATCCATTCTTGGCTTTTGGTTACTAGGTCTTGCAGAAACTTGTGGCTTATGGATATCGAACATTTCTAATGGAATTACAAACTCTTTGTTGCGAACTGGCTGTGTTTGGTTGATGGGAGTCCCTGCCGGTTTCAAGTTGAACACAGAGTTGGCTGAAGTCCATGGTGTGGTGTCTCTTAATGCGATTCAAATTTGGTCTACTCTTTGGCTCTCCTTGGATTCCTTCCTTGTCCATTTTATCAAAGGACTTGCTATTTTAGCAATTCTTTTTGGCTTGACGACATCTGCTGCTCTTACTATGGATATTATCCTGCTTGCAACCTCACATTTATCACTACTTCACTGGTTGACATCAAATATCTATTCTGCTCAGATACAGTCTATAGCAGCTTTGTGGCGCTTGTTCAG GGGTCGAAAATGGAATCCTCTTCGTCAGAGATATGATAGCTATGACTACAGCGTTGAACAACATGTAGTTGGAGCGCTCCTCTTCACTCCTCTTTTACTTCTTCTGCCAACAACTTCGGTTTTCTATACATTCTTCACTATTATGAAGGCTACTATCAGCTCTCTCTGCAGCATAATTGACATTGCCATTGCCATCATTCACGCAACACCTTATCCAGAAATTCTATTTTGGTCTATGAGACGGTCAAGATTTCCATCTGGAATATGGTTCCAGATTTTATCTCGAGAAGCTAATCAGTCTGGTGTTTTGGTCTCAGTTCTTCATAGCAACTTCTTGAATATAA gGCAGATAGTATCTCACCACTACAGAACTGTATTCTCCACAGTTTCAGGGTCTTTTGCTGCTTCGATAGCTCATAGAATTCTCACGGGTAAAAG CATTCCATCTACATTAGGAATACGTTTCCCTTCCAAAATGCGATGGATGTTCATACCTTACAAGTCGTATTGGTACCTTTGTTATGATGCGGTTCTTGCTTGCCAGCCTTGGGTATAA
- the LOC124936116 gene encoding uncharacterized protein LOC124936116 isoform X2, which produces MKMRKECRLWWPRNLSSVQPASCQLLFGWIFQSSSNSVDIVVAVAVNKEAISLIQPRLQRIVHDTNESMSTSLQDQCTFSLLGQVAADTKGNCQIPKIGSEECYQNGIRKDADLLVQDIGQLRCSCCNSNGELDHSRFVYPEKSSWIQLGYFPCNYIIKGSKWFPKLHYMRLDGIDASHIDLHVMLYDTPTYGNHHFSLGFPWPPNPMRASMKSPKWVEELHKRRSFTDSEVVILAINSANAAKLLLEKHVGLPRRAVRLPFFHLCFSIAWKLLALAVASLSTSFYITLQCIHIILCYGSQSWLLLMLPKLFSNTCKNIHIRCCQILYWPVLLKPDVVRSWTCVEYEEKAACRRHSMWMSATVDLLLGSILGFWLLGLAETCGLWISNISNGITNSLLRTGCVWLMGVPAGFKLNTELAEVHGVVSLNAIQIWSTLWLSLDSFLVHFIKGLAILAILFGLTTSAALTMDIILLATSHLSLLHWLTSNIYSAQIQSIAALWRLFRGRKWNPLRQRYDSYDYSVEQHVVGALLFTPLLLLLPTTSVFYTFFTIMKATISSLCSIIDIAIAIIHATPYPEILFWSMRRSRFPSGIWFQILSREANQSGVLVSVLHSNFLNINSISPLQNCILHSFRVFCCFDSS; this is translated from the exons ATGAAGATGAGAAAAGAATGTCGGCTATGGTGGCCACGTAACCTCTCTTCAGTTCAACCTGCTTCGTGCCAGTTACTTTTTGGATGGATTTTTCAGTCTTCCTCAAATTCAGTTGATATTGTAGTGGCAGTTGCAGTAAATAAGGAAGCTATTTCTTTGATTCAGCCACGTCTTCAG AGGATTGTGCATGATACAAATGAAAGCATGTCAACTTCTCTTCAAGATCAGTGTACATTCTCTTTACTTGGACAAGTTGCAGCAGATACGAAGGGAAACTGTCAAATACCAAAAATTGGAAGTGAAGAATGTTATCAAAATGGTATTCGAAAGGATGCAGATTTACTTGTACAGGATATTGGTCAACTGAGATGTTCTTGCTGCAACAGTAACGGGGAATTAGACCATTCTAGGTTTGTTTATCCGGAAAAGAGTAGCTGGATCCAGCTTGGATATTTTCCTTGTAATTACATCATTAAAGGTTCCAAATGGTTCCCTAAACTACACTATATGCGTTTGGATGGGATAGATGCATCTCATATTGATCTCCAC GTTATGCTCTATGATACTCCTACATATGGTAATCATCATTTTTCCTTGGGTTTTCCATGGCCACCTAATCCAATGAGAGCTTCTATGAAGAGTCCTAAGTGGGTTGAAGAACTTCATAAAAGGCGATCATTCACTGACTCG gaAGTTGTAATTTTGGCAATCAACAGCGCAAATGCTGCCAAACTCTTACTCGAGAAACATGTAGGCCTTCCGAGACGTGCTGTTCGGTTGCCCTTTTTTCACCT GTGTTTTTCTATTGCATGGAAATTGCTTGCACTAGCAGTGGCGTCATTGTCCACCTCTTTCTATATCACCCTGCAATGCATTCATATAATTCTTTGCTACGGATCACAGTCTTGGTTACTTCTAATGTTACCGAAGTTATTCAGCAACACTTGTAAGAATATACATATCAGATGTTGCCAAATATTATATTGGCCAGTCCTCCTTAAACCTGATGTTGTTAG GTCTTGGACATGTGTGGAGTATGAAGAGAAGGCTGCATGTCGTAGGCACTCCATGTGGATGAGTGCAACAGTGGATCTTCTTTTGGGATCCATTCTTGGCTTTTGGTTACTAGGTCTTGCAGAAACTTGTGGCTTATGGATATCGAACATTTCTAATGGAATTACAAACTCTTTGTTGCGAACTGGCTGTGTTTGGTTGATGGGAGTCCCTGCCGGTTTCAAGTTGAACACAGAGTTGGCTGAAGTCCATGGTGTGGTGTCTCTTAATGCGATTCAAATTTGGTCTACTCTTTGGCTCTCCTTGGATTCCTTCCTTGTCCATTTTATCAAAGGACTTGCTATTTTAGCAATTCTTTTTGGCTTGACGACATCTGCTGCTCTTACTATGGATATTATCCTGCTTGCAACCTCACATTTATCACTACTTCACTGGTTGACATCAAATATCTATTCTGCTCAGATACAGTCTATAGCAGCTTTGTGGCGCTTGTTCAG GGGTCGAAAATGGAATCCTCTTCGTCAGAGATATGATAGCTATGACTACAGCGTTGAACAACATGTAGTTGGAGCGCTCCTCTTCACTCCTCTTTTACTTCTTCTGCCAACAACTTCGGTTTTCTATACATTCTTCACTATTATGAAGGCTACTATCAGCTCTCTCTGCAGCATAATTGACATTGCCATTGCCATCATTCACGCAACACCTTATCCAGAAATTCTATTTTGGTCTATGAGACGGTCAAGATTTCCATCTGGAATATGGTTCCAGATTTTATCTCGAGAAGCTAATCAGTCTGGTGTTTTGGTCTCAGTTCTTCATAGCAACTTCTTGAATATAA ATAGTATCTCACCACTACAGAACTGTATTCTCCACAGTTTCAGGGTCTTTTGCTGCTTCGATAGCTCATAG
- the LOC124934669 gene encoding early nodulin-like protein 1, producing the protein MLKWKNGLGLGLDLLAVAGFRYKKDSVMEVTEKEFNNCNSTRPISFFNNGHTKIEFERSGLFYFISGASGHCQLGQKMVVKVMSPDEDGNNRSSSSMLSGAYGGMMAMIHLALFCYFN; encoded by the exons atgctgaaatggaagaatggtttaggtttaggtttagattTATTGGCTGTTGCAG GTTTTCGGTACAAGAAGGACTCTGTAATGGAGGTGACTGAAAAAGAGTTCAATAACTGCAATTCAACAAGACCCATTTCGTTTTTTAACAATGGTCATacaaaaattgagtttgaacGTTCTGggttgttttatttcattagtgGCGCTTCTGGTCATTGCCAACTTGGACAAAAGATGGTAGTGAAAGTTATGTCACCGGACGAAGATGGAAATAACCGGTCTTCTTCTTCTATGTTGTCTGGTGCTTATGGAGGAATGATGGCTATGATTCATCTTGCTCTGTTTtgttactttaattaa
- the LOC124934389 gene encoding probable inactive purple acid phosphatase 16, which yields MLSLSIYMTMSLNYLAILPAYLFFFQSFLAGGLTIDLRTAPEKYLQLSAGEPFKIALFADLHFGEDAWTDWGPQQDVNSLNVMSTILDKENPDFVIYLGDVITANNIPIANATSYWDQAISPTRNRGIPWASVFGNHDDAQFEWPLDWFSVSGIPTIHCNSSSSSSDDQDCSFGGTGRLELMKNEIARNKLSYSMNGPKSLWPSVSNYVIQLSSSNDSKLPVAILYFLDSGGGSYPEVISNAQVDWFKQKSMEINPDCRIPEIIFWHIPSKAYRSVAPMFLPISYCVGSINKEQVATQEAENGIMKLIEKRSSVKAVFVGHNHGLDWCCPHKNLWLCFARHTGYGGYGNWDRGARILEIIEHPFSLTSWITMEDGKSESQVILSP from the exons ATGCTCTCTCTTTCTATTTACATGACTATGTCACTGAACTACTTAGCGATTTTGCCCGCCTATCTATTCTTTTTCCAGTCCTTCCTCGCCGGTGGACTAACGATTGATCTTCGGACGGCGCCGGAGAAGTATCTCCAGTTGAGCGCCGGCGAACCATTCAAGATCGCTCTTTTCGCTGACCTGCATTTTGGAGAAGACGCTTGGACTGATTGGGGTCCTCAGCAAGATGTGAATTCCTTGAACGTCATGTCTACAATCCTCGACAAAGAAAACCCAG ACTTTGTTATCTATCTTGGAGATGTAATCACAGCTAATAACATACCAATTGCAAATGCAACCTCGTACTGGGATCAAGCAATATCTCCTACAAGGAACCGTGGAATTCCATGGGCGTCTGTTTTTGGAAACCATGATGATGCCCAATTTGAATGGCCATTAGATTGGTTCTCTGTCTCTGGAATTCCAACCATTCATTGTAAttcctcatcttcttcatcag ATGACCAAGATTGCAGCTTTGGAGGAACAGGGCGTTTGGAGCTAATGAAGAATGAGATTGCGAGAAACAAGCTATCATATTCGATGAATGGTCCCAAATCACTTTGGCCGAGTGTATCCAACTATGTCATTCAACTTTCATCATCAAACGATTCAAAATTGCCTGTTGCGATTTTGTACTTTTTGGATTCGGGTGGTGGTTCCTATCCCGAGGTTATATCTAATGCACAGGTCGATTGGTTCAAACAGAAATCCATGGAGATTAATCCTGATTGCAG GATTCCTGAGATAATCTTCTGGCACATACCAAGTAAAGCCTATAGAAGTGTTGCTCCAATGTTTCTACCAATATCGTATTGTGTTGGTTCAATCAATAAGGAACAAGTTGCTACTCAAGAAGCTGAAAATGGCATTATGAAACTCATAGAAAAAAGAAGTTCTGTCAAG GCAGTGTTTGTAGGACATAACCATGGATTGGATTGGTGTTGCCCCCATAAGAATTTATGGCTTTGCTTTGCGAGGCACACTGGCTATGGTGGATACGGGAATTGGGATCGAGGAGCAAGAATCTTGGAGATCATCGAGCATCCATTTTCTCTAACGTCGTGGATAACGATGGAAGATGGTAAGTCAGAAAGTCAGGTCATCTTGAGCCCGTAA